One window of the Brassica napus cultivar Da-Ae unplaced genomic scaffold, Da-Ae ScsIHWf_389;HRSCAF=611, whole genome shotgun sequence genome contains the following:
- the LOC106437086 gene encoding LOW QUALITY PROTEIN: histone H3.2 (The sequence of the model RefSeq protein was modified relative to this genomic sequence to represent the inferred CDS: inserted 1 base in 1 codon; deleted 1 base in 1 codon), producing MARTKQTARKSTGGKAPRKQLATKAARKSAPATGGVKKPHRFRPGTVALREIRKYQKSTELLIRKLPFQRLVREIAQDFKTDLRFQSSAVAALQEAAEAYLVGLFEDTNLCAIHAKRVTIMPXDIQLARRIRGERA from the exons ATGGCTCGTACCAAGCAAACCGCCAGGAAATCAACCGGAGGCAAAGCCCCGAGGAAGCAGCTCGCGACCAAAGCGGCGAGGAAATCAGCTCCGGCCACCGGAGGAGTGAAGAAGCCGCACAGGTTCCGTCCCGGAACGGTGGCGTTGAGGGAGATCCGGAAGTACCAGAAGAGCACCGAGCTTCTCATCCGCAAGCTCCCCTTCCAGCGTCTGGTCCGCGAGATCGCTCAGGATTTCAAGACGGATCTGAGGTTCCAGAGCAGCGCTGTGGCTGCTTTACAAGAGGCTGCAGAGGCTTACCTCGTTGGGTTGTTTGAAGACACC AATCTCTGCGCGATTCACGCTAAGAGGGTTACGATCATGC AGGATATCCAGCTCGCGAGGAGAATCCGTGGCGAAAGAGCTTGA